From Streptomyces griseorubiginosus, one genomic window encodes:
- a CDS encoding MBL fold metallo-hydrolase, producing MKLTVVGCSGSFPSAESACSSYLVEADGFRLLLDMGNGALGELQRHCGLYDLDAIFLSHLHADHCIDMCAYFVARYYRHDGGRCDPIPVYGPEGTEHRLTTAYADTPTASSMSEVFDFHTVKPSTFEVGPFTVHTERVAHPVEAYGIRVEHGGKSLTYSGDTGLSPALTELARDTDLFLCEAAFTHGKENIPDLHLNGREAGETATRAGARRLVLTHIPPWTDPQVNLADARAVYDGPVSLAAPRQSYAI from the coding sequence ATGAAGCTCACCGTCGTCGGCTGCTCGGGGTCGTTCCCGTCCGCGGAATCGGCCTGCTCGAGCTACCTCGTCGAGGCCGACGGCTTCCGGCTGCTTCTCGACATGGGCAACGGTGCCCTTGGCGAGCTGCAGCGCCACTGCGGTCTCTACGACCTCGACGCGATCTTCCTCAGCCATCTGCACGCCGACCACTGCATCGACATGTGCGCGTACTTCGTCGCGCGCTACTACCGCCACGACGGCGGCCGCTGCGACCCCATCCCGGTCTACGGCCCCGAAGGCACCGAACACCGTCTGACCACGGCCTACGCCGACACCCCCACCGCCTCCTCCATGAGCGAGGTCTTCGACTTCCACACGGTCAAGCCGTCCACCTTCGAGGTCGGTCCTTTCACGGTCCACACGGAGCGAGTGGCGCACCCGGTGGAGGCGTACGGCATCCGCGTCGAGCACGGTGGCAAGTCGCTGACGTACTCCGGCGACACGGGTCTCAGCCCCGCGCTCACCGAACTCGCCCGCGACACCGACCTGTTCCTGTGCGAGGCCGCCTTCACGCACGGCAAGGAGAACATCCCCGACCTGCACCTCAACGGCCGCGAGGCGGGTGAGACGGCGACCCGGGCAGGCGCCCGCCGCCTGGTCCTCACCCACATCCCCCCGTGGACCGACCCCCAGGTCAACCTCGCCGACGCGCGCGCGGTGTACGACGGCCCGGTGTCCCTGGCGGCGCCGAGACAGTCGTACGCCATCTAG
- a CDS encoding PTS transporter subunit EIIC codes for MSTATAPTAPPAKKRGSGLFQGLQKVGRSLQLPIAVLPAAGLLLRFGQADSQERFHIPADVAKVFAGAGGALLDSSFGLPLLFCIGVAIGFAKKSDGSTALAAVVGFLAYYAVIHQYPIKDGHEGATYTSTGLGGGFWQKGTEAATTATFQNPGVLGGIILGLLTAVLWQRYHRKKLVDWLGFFNGRRLVPIITAAVGTILGVLVVLGWEPIGNVITNFGEWMTGLGSFGSALFGLINRALIPIGMHQFVNSVAWFQIGDYTNSAGTVFHGDLPRFFAGDPTAGMFMTGFFPIMMFGLPAAALAIAHSARPERRKAVLGMMMSMALTSFVTGVTEPIEFTFMFIAPVLYAIHAVLTAISMAVTWALGMHMGFSFSAGFIDVFINWGISTKPWLLIPVGLAFGAIYYVVFRFAITKFNLPTPGREPEEEVEDLTKA; via the coding sequence ATGAGCACCGCCACCGCGCCCACGGCGCCACCCGCGAAGAAGCGGGGATCAGGCCTGTTCCAGGGCCTGCAGAAGGTAGGCCGAAGCCTTCAGCTGCCGATCGCCGTGCTGCCGGCCGCGGGGCTGCTGCTCCGGTTCGGTCAGGCCGACTCCCAGGAGCGGTTCCACATCCCCGCCGACGTGGCGAAGGTGTTCGCCGGTGCCGGCGGTGCCCTGCTGGACAGCTCCTTCGGTCTGCCGCTGCTCTTCTGCATAGGCGTGGCCATCGGCTTCGCGAAGAAGTCCGACGGCTCGACGGCGCTGGCCGCGGTGGTCGGCTTCCTCGCCTACTACGCGGTGATCCACCAGTACCCGATCAAGGACGGGCACGAGGGCGCGACCTACACGTCGACCGGCCTCGGCGGCGGCTTCTGGCAGAAGGGCACCGAGGCCGCGACGACCGCGACCTTCCAGAACCCGGGTGTGCTCGGCGGCATCATCCTCGGTCTGCTGACGGCGGTCCTGTGGCAGCGCTACCACCGCAAGAAGCTCGTCGACTGGCTCGGCTTCTTCAACGGCCGCCGACTCGTCCCGATCATCACGGCCGCCGTCGGCACGATCCTCGGTGTCCTGGTCGTCCTGGGCTGGGAGCCCATCGGCAACGTCATCACCAACTTCGGTGAGTGGATGACCGGCCTCGGCTCCTTCGGCTCCGCCCTCTTCGGTCTCATCAACCGCGCGCTGATCCCGATCGGCATGCACCAGTTCGTCAACTCGGTGGCCTGGTTCCAGATCGGCGACTACACCAACTCCGCCGGCACCGTCTTCCACGGTGACCTGCCCCGCTTCTTCGCCGGTGACCCGACCGCCGGTATGTTCATGACCGGCTTCTTCCCGATCATGATGTTCGGCCTGCCCGCCGCCGCCCTCGCGATCGCCCACTCGGCCCGTCCCGAGCGCCGCAAGGCGGTGCTGGGCATGATGATGTCGATGGCCCTGACCTCGTTCGTCACGGGTGTCACCGAGCCGATCGAGTTCACCTTCATGTTCATCGCGCCGGTGCTCTACGCCATCCACGCGGTCCTCACCGCGATCTCGATGGCCGTCACCTGGGCGCTCGGCATGCACATGGGCTTCAGCTTCTCGGCCGGCTTCATCGACGTCTTCATCAACTGGGGCATCTCCACCAAGCCCTGGCTGCTGATCCCGGTCGGCCTGGCCTTCGGCGCGATCTACTACGTCGTCTTCCGCTTCGCCATCACCAAGTTCAACCTCCCCACCCCGGGCCGCGAGCCCGAGGAAGAGGTCGAGGACCTCACCAAGGCGTAG